ATGACGGATGTAACAAGAGCAAAGAACGCAATCCCCTCTAAAGAACCGTCAATTGCCAAAGTCCTGGACATCTTGACTACGGTATCAGAGCATATTAAGGACATGCAGGGTAAAACCGAAGCCATCCAAAAAGAAGTGGCCAGCATTTCGAATCGATTGGCGCTGGTCGAGAAAAAAGTGGGCATTTCATTAGCAACGATGGAACAAGTGAAAGATGTGATAATTACAAGCGATGCAACTTTAGGCAACGATGCCAGCATATCAACTGAGCCCCGTTTTGAATTAAAACCAATAACCAACGAAACGGAACTGATGGAGTTTGATTCCAAGCTTGGCGACGATGGAGAATATTATTCTAATGTTAAAAAGTGGCTTATAATGCAAATAACACTTTTAAACGTTGAAGATCCAGATAATCGGATGCATATAGCGATGGATTTGGTTTTCGACCGAACATTTATGCCTCTATGCAGTTGGGCTGGTCGATCGAAAATACCTTTAAGAGAACGAAGGAACatattgaaattgtttgctgATATCGGTAGCAATGAGTATTATACCGTCAATGAATTATTCgtgcaaaagtttttcttgaaaaagttGCCCTATGCCAAACATAGGATTAAcatgaaaaatagtaaaagttCATGCCATAAGCGAAAATCCACATATTCGTAATTACTCGTTTGTTTGCGATGAGAATgtacataaaaataagaatatGCAATGTACAAACTTTAATTATGCACGCAAGCATAGACAATagatttatgaaaaagttcaGCAATACCATGAATCGCTTCAGTGaacgaaagaaacaaatacgGATAGCGCGAAGGTCCAGTCTAGTCTACTCCATGGAGAAAACTATGAAACTAGTGTCGCCGATCTCATACGATACGACCGCTATAATTTCCCATTCTGCAGTGGTAAAATTAAGAAGCGTAAAGAATCCTGGGAGAATCCGCATCACGTGGAAAAGTAAAAATCTATCGAATGGAGCGATAACCACATGGAAAAGAGAAAGGACAATTTCAAATTACAGGATGTCACCGTGTAGACAGGGCTATTTATTATGCGAGTGTATCCGTGTAGACATAGCATTAGAAGGTGTCATTGAGGctctttgtttattttcttagcGGCATATTTCGGAACGTAGATCAGTACGagattgaaaattaaactaaCGCGAGTTTTATGTTAAAATGTTACCCTCAAAACGCGACAGAAAAACTGGCTATATTTACCGGCTACGTAAAAAGTTGGAAAGTCAGATTGATAAAGAATGCAATGCCGAACTAGCAAACATCTCCAATAATCTCGCTTGTAAGTATGATCTGACCTTCGTAAAACGAAAGTAGATATTAATCTAGCGATTGAATGTTTTAGCCGATTCCGAAGATGAACAAGATAGCTACGTATCTACCACCACCATACCAGTCTGTACCAGTTTAAAGATGACCTGCTCCGACAGCGAAGA
The DNA window shown above is from Anopheles funestus chromosome 3RL, idAnoFuneDA-416_04, whole genome shotgun sequence and carries:
- the LOC125771076 gene encoding uncharacterized protein LOC125771076 isoform X1, translated to MYPSKRPLKTYTNKLLRKVGGQRDEQHNNNAEVEPTIKYEIFVEDSEDEQEQGTLATNNESHYTGLTMTCSDIEDSYEASLDGCSESQSSYSKDREQSTEMTDVTRAKNAIPSKEPSIAKVLDILTTVSEHIKDMQGKTEAIQKEVASISNRLALVEKKVGISLATMEQVKDVIITSDATLGNDASISTEPRFELKPITNETELMEFDSKLGDDGEYYSNVKKWLIMQITLLNVEDPDNRMHIAMDLVFDRTFMPLCSWAGRSKIPLRERRNILKLFADIGSNEYYTVNELFVQKFFLKKLPYAKHRINMKNSKSSCHKRKSTYS
- the LOC125771076 gene encoding uncharacterized protein LOC125771076 isoform X2, coding for MYPSKRPLKTYTNKLLRKVGGQRDEQHNNNAEVEPTIKYEKDSEDEQEQGTLATNNESHYTGLTMTCSDIEDSYEASLDGCSESQSSYSKDREQSTEMTDVTRAKNAIPSKEPSIAKVLDILTTVSEHIKDMQGKTEAIQKEVASISNRLALVEKKVGISLATMEQVKDVIITSDATLGNDASISTEPRFELKPITNETELMEFDSKLGDDGEYYSNVKKWLIMQITLLNVEDPDNRMHIAMDLVFDRTFMPLCSWAGRSKIPLRERRNILKLFADIGSNEYYTVNELFVQKFFLKKLPYAKHRINMKNSKSSCHKRKSTYS